In the genome of Lactuca sativa cultivar Salinas chromosome 3, Lsat_Salinas_v11, whole genome shotgun sequence, the window TTCATCATTGTGCAATTCATGTAGTATTTTTGGGTCATAGATTTctttgttgggggggggggggggggaatgggaAGGGGAGGGCTGATACACATGAGATATCACAACACCCATATCCTGCAGTATCATATTGTATAATATAATACAAGCGTATATTACATTTATTGTTTTCTTCCCCGTCATAGCTCGTGCAAAATTTTTTAATATGTCCCAACGTACTTTAAGGACTCCAAAAGCACGTTCTACGTCTCTTTTTGCTGATTCTTGTGCCGCCTTGAACCGTTTCTTTTTATCGGTTACAAGATGTAGATATGCCTTCACAAATACATCCCATGTTGGTATATTTCATCCGCAAGATAGTAATCATGCTTGTAGTGTTTGCCATTCAAATAAAATGAACAATCGGGTCTTATTCCAGGATATTTATCATCAAAAAGTGGTGATTGGCAAATGACGTTTATATCATTATTCGAACCGGCTACACCATAATATGCATGCCAAAACAATAAATCTTGTGACACCACTGCTTCTAGTATCATTGTTGGATATTGATGGTCACCCATCGTGTATTGGGCTCTCAATTTCGTTGGACAATCCCTCCAATTCCAATGTGTGCAGTCAATGTTACCAAGCATTCCAGGGAATCTATGTCTAGCTTCATGTGTTTCATACAAAAGTTGAATGTCACTAGAACTGTTTAAATTTTATAGAACAATCAACATATGTCGTAGCTAAAGACAACTCTTCGCGTTCCACCCATTTCTTTAACTTCTGACGGTTTGTATAGTTGTGCTTTTTCTCAGCAACCGGTTGCAACTCCTCGTTGGTTTCTTCTTCGTTTTTTTCGAGAACCATGTCGTCACTAGAACTGTCAAGTTCTATGTTTTGAGCATCATGGAACTGAAAATTCTCGGGTTGAGAAGATTGGAATTGGGTTTCTGGAACCCATTGAGAAAACTGATTACATGGATTATAACTTGGTTTTTCTTATGCAAACCTAAATGTGTTGTAAGATTGTTGCACTAGGTAATATTGTTGTAGGTAGTTTTGGTATGGCAAATAGTTTGGATTTTGAAATCTTGAAGAAGAAAATTGAATATCCTGACTTAAACCGCTTTGTGTTGATTTTTCTTTGGCTAAAACCGGTTTGTTTAGCTTTGCCTCGTGAATCTATTGAATGTAACCGAAAGAATTGAATGGAATGGAAAAAATTTCAAAGAATTGAGTGTGTTATCTTGATAAATGATAAACATTTTGgtatgtttatatatatgtttttgtattgtttttattagaaaaaacaaataaaagaattaaatgcaattgttcaatcaattaattcAAATGCACTTTTGGTATGTTCAATAAAATTCACATGTtaaatgaaaacaaaataaaGGGAATCATACATGGAATCACATGCAAACGTTAAAACAATTCACATGCATTAACATCGGGTTCACCAAACCGCTGGAATTCCCTTCACAACTCAACCTGCTGAAGTCACCGAGAAAGGAATTGCATACCAGTGGTACCACTGCATCCCAGTGGCCAAATCACTTGTGACTCTGTTTTCCCTTAGGGATATAGTTTTTAATCAAAGAACCAAAAACCCAATGGCTCAAACctagaaaacaaaaaatcaaacccaatttttttttgaaatcaacGATTTTTAAACGCATAAAAACAAGCTTTACAATTTGGGTTCAATTTTCTCCCAAAACCAACTCAAACCAACAATGGCAAAGCCATAACAAAATGTCAGGGGTAGCACACATAAATTTTAGGGGTAGCATACCGAAACTTATCAAAAAAGTTTCACTACACGTCTACACCTAAAAATTTAAGGGGTCACAAGCTACCCCAAGCTTCTACATAGATCCTCTCCTACAAACCAAGATGTGCTCACCCTTACTatttataatgataaaaattgaTATAAAATAACGTTTAACCTTTTCAACTAAAACAATTTGGTCTAAGCACCACAAACCTCCTTCTCAAGCACCAAAGATCTATTTGTTGAGCACCGTAGACCTTGCATCAACATACACTTGTATACATAATTATTTGTAGCTATTACTTAACAAAAGTTAGATTTATCACTCATTTTCGCTAGACATGGAATGTGTAGATGTCTACTTGGTAGTTTGGTTCATTTAAAATAGTCCGTATATTATCCTTATTAACCTCTAACATTTAATATTTCAGATCTTTTAACCAAACATTTTAAGACAAAAATGAGCATACACATGACAAATCATAGATTTATACGGTCCCTACTCCTGATAGCCAAAGTCTTAAGGATTAAGACTAATCCAATCCAATCCCATGATTCAGTTACATTTATATTTATACAATTTGTTTAAGTTCCCTCGTTTTTCAAATAGTAACACTTGTTGGTCTTTTACATTTCTACCTCCATACACAACTGGCATCACCATACAGCAGTCAAGAACTGTTGATCAGAACATAACCAGATTCAAAACGACTACAAGATTGCAGTGTTCTTCCAGTGCTCTCACATTCATCTTTCTCATCCATATCCACCAGTGGCACCTTTCCAAGTTGCTTCCTGCTTAAAAAGAAAAATCTCATTCATCTTTCTCTACTATGTGCAAAAGACAAAGaggtttcttcttctttttcctaaTTATGAGTATGGGGGTGAAGTGGCTGGATGGGTAATGATGTGTGTCTGGATAAAGTGTTGTAtacataaaacatttttttttctggaCTAAATAAACTGGCTGAATGAGAGCAAACgacaattttacccttacattctaaaaaaacaaaaactcaCAACTTTCATAGATCTTAGCAgcatttataaattttaatatgaGAGCAGTTAGGAGGGGAAAAAAGGCAAATAAGTAAAGGGTTGGTGTCTTTATTCAATCCATCTGTCCATAGTGATGAATCTTTTAGAAAACTTTAGAGTATGACATACCTTTCAGCAGTGAGCTTATCCTCAGATAAAGCCTTTTCTAATCTTTCTTCAAAAGGTGTAGCATGCCAGCTAACTTTCTGATCCTGCACACCCAAAACATAAggcatatatgatatatgatataccAAGCCTCGCTTTGTTTATGTTACATGTAACAGGTACAACAGATGGATAAAAATGAACAAGATTTACCTCATTGTATTTATGAGTGGAATTGGGGATTCCATTCCCATCCCACCACTTGGGTGGGAAAGAAGCAGCTTCATCAGCATTCCAATGAGCTGCAACCATCCCTAGTATCGGTCTATCCCCTGGAGTTTTGCCAATTTTAGGAAGAATGGAGCCTTGATGATTCTGCTTTGGTGGTAGCCATGAAGACAAACTTGTATCCACATTTAACTCTTTTTCTTCTCTTTCGACTTGTGACTTATAATGTTCTTCAAATTGAGTTGAGGAGTCATCAGAGCTAAAACTTTCTTCCACGAGTTTCTTCAACTGAGTGGCATTTTCCACAGGGCTTAGCACTGGGATCACATACTGAGATCTGATCCTTGGTTTCTTCCCAGTTTCTTTATTATGAAAAGATGCATGGAAGACAGTGCCAGGTGTTTGCATATCATTGGTTAAGCTGAGAGGGGTAGGGTAAGGTGAATGTTTTGAATTTGGTTCTTGGGAAGTAACTTCAGATGAAGAACTACTTGATGAAAATGAAGATGCATCAATCTCAGAATTAAATCGAACAGTTTTGTTTCTGAACTGTGTGTTTGCAACTGGAGGAGTAGATGAAGCAGTAGGACTCTGTGCTTGATTGGCATGTCCTGTCACACAACTACCCAACAAAAGGAGTTACCTTTTCTGTTTGTTACAAGCATTAGTTTTGtaattttagaaataaaaaaCTGACTAAATTTGAGATATTACCTGTCTAGTGAATGTGATGAAGAATCTGATTTATTGTCCCATTCTTCAAAGAGTTTGATTGCAGAAGGTTGCAAATCGGATTGCTTCTCCAGTTTGAGCTTTTCAAGACTATCATTTTGAAGCCATGAATGACATGTTGATGATTTTGTATCTTTGTTTTGGGGTTCTAAATCTTTTAGTTTCTCATTGTTCCGAATTTCAACTGGAGTTTGTGGTAAAGTACCACAAGCTTTGAGAAACTTAGCCTGTAGAATTACAATTTATAGTTAGATGATTGGTAAAACCATAAAAAGTATAGCTAGAAGTTGGGTGTTTGTTAAAGATTTGTGTATTAACTGCCTGCTTTCCTCTTTCCCTATATAAATTATAATTACAGTGAAATTATTACCTATGTGGTCAAGAGATGTTAGTATACAAAGCACAACATTTGATAAAGTATGTAACCTTCCAAGTATAggcaatattttattatatttggtTTAAAAATGGCTGATTGGGTCAAATGGGAATGCATTTGTACTTTGAGAAGATAGGCAGTATATGTTAAAAGTTTGACACCTTTCAGATTTGGCACCCAACAACCCTTGGTGTTAACTAAGTCTTTCTTTTTCTTAACAAACAGGTTTTTGTCTCTTATGAGACATAACACTGACCAAAACATCTTACTTAGGAGTTAGGATCTTGTCTTCACTTGGAGATGGAATGtaacacatttaaaaaaaaaaggaaagtaGAGACCTAATGAATGAGGTTATCAAATAGTTCCTTCACCAAAAGATTATATGGTCTAACACTCTTGGAAAAGTAAAAAAATATGTAAGCAGAAT includes:
- the LOC111884466 gene encoding protein JASON, producing the protein MGCFFACFRVRDDRRPPIHLLSQPIASNPKDRESGARNHLSTLLLFEAEDRDQSPCKDRKCGVLGSASPNFNSTELKAEAKFLKACGTLPQTPVEIRNNEKLKDLEPQNKDTKSSTCHSWLQNDSLEKLKLEKQSDLQPSAIKLFEEWDNKSDSSSHSLDSCVTGHANQAQSPTASSTPPVANTQFRNKTVRFNSEIDASSFSSSSSSSEVTSQEPNSKHSPYPTPLSLTNDMQTPGTVFHASFHNKETGKKPRIRSQYVIPVLSPVENATQLKKLVEESFSSDDSSTQFEEHYKSQVEREEKELNVDTSLSSWLPPKQNHQGSILPKIGKTPGDRPILGMVAAHWNADEAASFPPKWWDGNGIPNSTHKYNEDQKVSWHATPFEERLEKALSEDKLTAERKQLGKVPLVDMDEKDECESTGRTLQSCSRFESGYVLINSS